Proteins encoded by one window of Kineosporia sp. NBRC 101731:
- the recQ gene encoding DNA helicase RecQ has product MTVSGAGDPDPALEVLHRVFGYDSFRGSQREIVDQVIGGGDALVLMPTGGGKSLCYQVPSLVRPGVGVVISPLIALMQDQVDALTALGVRAGFLNSSQDYETRREVEKAFLADELDLLYLAPEALGGGTSSTMRLLEQGNIALFAIDEAHCVAQWGHDFRPDYLALSMLHERWPTVPRIALTATATSRTHEEIAQRLNLTGAKHFVASFDRPNIQYRIVPKNSPTKQLLDLLRTEHNGEAGIVYCLSRNSVEKTAETLSASGIPALPYHAGLDQRVRAKNQSRFLREDGLVMVATVAFGMGIDKPDVRFVVHLDLPKSIEGYYQETGRAGRDGLPSTAWMAYGMADVVQQRRMIDSSEGDLAHRRMLSGHLDAMLALCETVDCRRVQLLNYFGEQAKPCGNCDTCLAPPQTWDGTVPAQKLLSTVYRLQSERNQKFGAGQSIDILLGKKTEKVTKFRHDELSVFGIGTELSESQWRGVVRQLLAKNLLAVEGEYSTLTLTDGSSSVLRREREVMMRTEPEKPSRSSGSGRSSGSKASPAIDLTPEATVVFEKLRAWRAGVAKEQGLPAYVIFHDKTLRQIATLVPTSLQQLGTVDGVGQAKLEKYGEQVLETLSS; this is encoded by the coding sequence ATCACCGTCAGCGGGGCCGGTGATCCGGATCCGGCGCTCGAGGTGCTGCACCGGGTGTTCGGGTACGACTCCTTCCGGGGTAGCCAGCGGGAGATCGTCGATCAGGTCATCGGCGGCGGCGACGCGCTGGTGCTGATGCCGACCGGTGGCGGCAAGTCGCTGTGCTACCAGGTGCCGTCGCTGGTGCGGCCGGGCGTCGGGGTGGTGATCTCGCCGCTGATCGCGCTGATGCAGGATCAGGTCGACGCGCTGACGGCGCTCGGGGTACGGGCCGGTTTCCTCAACTCCAGTCAGGACTACGAGACCCGGCGCGAGGTCGAGAAGGCTTTCCTGGCCGACGAACTCGATCTGCTCTACCTGGCCCCCGAGGCGCTGGGCGGTGGCACCTCGTCCACCATGCGGTTACTGGAGCAGGGCAACATCGCTCTGTTCGCGATCGACGAGGCGCACTGTGTGGCCCAGTGGGGTCACGATTTCCGGCCCGACTACCTGGCCCTGTCGATGCTGCACGAGCGCTGGCCCACCGTGCCGCGCATCGCCCTGACGGCCACGGCCACGTCGCGCACCCATGAGGAGATCGCGCAGCGGCTCAACCTGACCGGGGCCAAGCACTTCGTCGCCAGCTTCGACCGGCCCAACATCCAGTACCGGATCGTGCCAAAGAACTCCCCGACCAAGCAGTTGCTCGACCTGCTGCGCACCGAGCACAACGGTGAGGCCGGCATCGTCTACTGCCTCTCCCGCAACTCGGTGGAGAAGACGGCGGAGACGCTGAGTGCCAGCGGCATCCCGGCGCTGCCGTACCACGCGGGTCTGGACCAGCGGGTGCGCGCGAAGAACCAGTCGCGTTTCCTGCGGGAAGACGGCCTGGTGATGGTGGCGACCGTGGCGTTCGGCATGGGTATCGACAAGCCCGACGTGCGGTTCGTGGTGCACCTCGACCTGCCCAAGTCGATCGAGGGCTACTACCAGGAGACCGGCCGGGCGGGTCGTGACGGCCTGCCGTCCACCGCGTGGATGGCCTACGGCATGGCCGACGTGGTGCAGCAGCGCCGCATGATCGACTCCTCCGAGGGCGACCTGGCCCACCGGCGCATGCTGTCCGGGCACCTCGACGCCATGCTGGCTCTCTGCGAGACGGTCGACTGCCGTCGCGTGCAGTTGCTCAACTACTTCGGCGAACAGGCCAAGCCCTGCGGCAACTGCGACACCTGCCTGGCCCCGCCGCAGACCTGGGACGGCACCGTGCCGGCGCAGAAGCTGCTCAGCACGGTCTACCGGCTGCAGAGCGAGCGCAACCAGAAGTTCGGCGCCGGTCAGTCCATCGACATCCTGCTCGGCAAGAAGACCGAGAAGGTCACCAAGTTCCGGCACGACGAGCTGAGCGTGTTCGGCATCGGCACCGAGCTGAGCGAGTCGCAGTGGCGCGGGGTGGTGCGGCAGCTGCTGGCGAAGAACCTGCTGGCGGTCGAGGGCGAGTACAGCACGCTCACGCTGACCGACGGCAGCTCGTCCGTGCTGCGTCGTGAGCGTGAGGTGATGATGCGCACCGAGCCGGAGAAGCCGTCGCGGTCGTCGGGTTCGGGCCGGTCGTCGGGCAGCAAGGCGAGCCCGGCCATCGATCTGACGCCCGAGGCGACGGTGGTGTTCGAGAAACTGCGGGCCTGGCGGGCGGGGGTGGCGAAGGAGCAGGGGCTGCCCGCGTATGTGATCTTCCACGACAAGACGTTGCGGCAGATCGCCACGCTGGTGCCCACGAGCCTGCAGCAGCTCGGCACGGTGGACGGCGTGGGTCAGGCGAAGCTGGAGAAGTACGGCGAGCAGGTGCTGGAAACGCTCTCCTCGTAG
- a CDS encoding DUF1992 domain-containing protein: MTERKPAGMRSEDWVERQIREARERGAFDNLEGAGKPLRGLNRTFTSEEWARDWVQRSGGDLEALLPPLLILRKERAALLSALPTFASEKVLRETVADFNHRLLDQYRRPMDGPLIAVGVLDADETVEQWRAARPEEPQEPEPESLPGPGRWQRIRRLVRRRG; the protein is encoded by the coding sequence ATGACGGAGCGGAAGCCGGCGGGCATGCGCAGCGAGGACTGGGTCGAGCGGCAGATCCGCGAGGCCCGGGAGCGGGGTGCGTTCGACAACCTGGAGGGCGCGGGCAAGCCCCTGCGCGGTCTGAACCGCACGTTCACCTCGGAGGAATGGGCCCGGGACTGGGTGCAGCGCTCGGGTGGTGACCTGGAGGCCCTGCTCCCGCCCCTGCTGATCCTGCGCAAGGAGCGTGCCGCCCTGCTCTCGGCTCTGCCCACCTTCGCGTCGGAGAAGGTCTTGCGCGAGACCGTCGCCGACTTCAACCACCGCCTGCTCGACCAGTACCGCCGCCCCATGGACGGGCCCCTGATCGCTGTCGGTGTGCTCGACGCCGACGAGACGGTGGAGCAGTGGCGGGCGGCTCGCCCGGAAGAGCCTCAGGAACCTGAACCCGAATCGCTTCCTGGTCCGGGTCGGTGGCAGCGGATCCGCCGTCTGGTCCGCCGCCGCGGCTGA
- a CDS encoding ATP-binding cassette domain-containing protein — translation MTDLAIETAGLVKTFGSMRAVDGVDLKIPEGGVYSVLGPNGAGKTTTIRMLATLLVPDGGTATVLGHDVVREAAQVRARVAMTGQFASLDEDLTGLENLLLLSRLYGYPRRAAKERAHQLLAAFDLGDAANKQVKAYSGGMRRRIDIAGSIVVRPDLMFLDEPTTGLDPRSRNQVWEIVRALVGAGTTILLTTQYLEEADQLADRIAVIDHGRVIAEGTSGQLKASVGTGAVKVRVADPADRDEVARLLGESLTTEPVLESDPASVSLRVTNPAAVAGALHRVGEHGLLISEYSLGQPSLDEVFLALTGKATEQEVPV, via the coding sequence ATGACCGACCTGGCTATTGAAACAGCCGGTCTGGTGAAGACCTTCGGGTCGATGCGGGCCGTCGACGGGGTGGATCTGAAGATCCCCGAGGGCGGCGTGTACTCGGTGCTCGGGCCGAACGGGGCGGGGAAGACCACCACCATCCGGATGCTGGCCACCCTGCTGGTGCCGGACGGTGGCACGGCCACCGTGCTGGGCCACGACGTTGTGCGGGAGGCCGCGCAGGTGCGCGCCCGGGTGGCGATGACCGGTCAGTTCGCCTCGCTCGACGAAGACCTGACCGGCCTGGAGAACCTGCTCCTGCTCAGCCGGCTGTACGGCTACCCACGCCGGGCGGCGAAGGAGCGGGCCCACCAGTTGCTGGCTGCCTTCGACCTCGGGGATGCCGCGAACAAGCAGGTCAAGGCCTATTCGGGCGGTATGCGCCGGCGCATTGACATTGCCGGCAGCATTGTCGTGCGGCCCGATCTGATGTTCCTCGACGAACCGACCACCGGGCTCGACCCGCGCAGTCGCAACCAGGTCTGGGAGATCGTGCGGGCCCTGGTCGGGGCGGGCACCACGATCCTGCTCACCACGCAGTACCTGGAGGAGGCCGACCAGCTCGCCGACCGGATCGCGGTCATCGACCACGGCCGGGTCATCGCCGAGGGCACGAGCGGTCAGCTCAAGGCCTCCGTGGGCACCGGGGCGGTGAAGGTGCGGGTGGCCGATCCGGCCGACCGCGACGAGGTGGCCCGGTTGCTGGGCGAATCCCTGACCACCGAGCCGGTGCTCGAGTCCGATCCGGCGTCCGTCTCGCTGCGGGTGACAAATCCGGCCGCGGTGGCCGGGGCGCTGCATCGCGTGGGGGAGCACGGCCTGCTGATCAGCGAGTACTCGCTCGGTCAGCCGAGTCTCGACGAGGTGTTCCTGGCCCTGACCGGCAAGGCGACCGAACAGGAGGTCCCGGTATGA
- a CDS encoding ABC transporter permease — protein MTTSSGIDAKVLAALGSSERPAPAGPISSSLTFGWRALLKIKHVPEQLFDVTMFPIMFTLMFTYVFGGAVSGSPKEYLQYALPGILVQTIIFITMYTAMTINADIEKGVFDRIRSLPVWRPSLLVGALLGDTLRYLMASTIVLVVGLLIGYRPPGGILGVFGAVALLLAFCFSLSWLWLILGLKVRTPNAVMGMAMMILFPLTFVSSVFAPPETMPGWLQAFVDVNPVTLLVEAARGLLNDTPDRGDILVVLGASVALTLVFSPIALRMYNRKT, from the coding sequence ATGACGACCAGCTCCGGAATCGATGCGAAGGTGCTTGCCGCGCTGGGGTCTTCGGAACGGCCGGCACCGGCCGGGCCGATCAGTTCGTCACTCACCTTCGGCTGGCGGGCCTTGCTGAAGATCAAGCACGTGCCCGAGCAGCTCTTCGACGTGACGATGTTCCCGATCATGTTCACGCTGATGTTCACCTACGTGTTCGGCGGCGCGGTCTCCGGTTCGCCGAAGGAGTACCTGCAGTACGCCCTGCCCGGAATCCTGGTGCAGACCATCATCTTCATCACGATGTACACGGCGATGACGATCAACGCGGACATCGAGAAGGGTGTGTTCGACCGGATCCGGTCGCTGCCGGTCTGGCGCCCGTCGCTGCTCGTCGGGGCCCTGCTCGGAGACACCCTGCGCTACCTGATGGCTTCCACGATCGTGCTCGTCGTCGGTCTGCTCATCGGGTACCGTCCACCGGGCGGGATTCTCGGGGTCTTCGGGGCGGTGGCCCTGCTGCTGGCCTTCTGCTTCTCGCTCAGCTGGCTCTGGCTCATCCTCGGGCTGAAGGTACGCACACCCAACGCCGTGATGGGCATGGCGATGATGATCCTTTTCCCGCTCACCTTCGTCAGCTCGGTGTTCGCCCCGCCGGAGACGATGCCGGGCTGGCTTCAGGCCTTCGTCGACGTCAACCCGGTGACCCTGCTCGTCGAGGCGGCCCGAGGCCTGCTCAACGACACGCCCGACCGGGGCGACATCCTCGTCGTGCTCGGCGCCTCGGTCGCCCTGACCCTGGTGTTCTCGCCGATCGCCCTGCGGATGTACAACCGCAAGACCTGA
- a CDS encoding DUF3817 domain-containing protein — protein MSSRVVTAFRVVAFAEAVSWLGLLIGVYLKRVAETTEVGVQVFGPIHGAVFVTYVLLTLCLARVRRWSIGTTVLGLAASIPPFFTVVFEIWAKRTGRLESSQESGAPVAV, from the coding sequence ATGAGCTCCCGCGTGGTCACCGCGTTCCGCGTCGTCGCCTTCGCCGAAGCAGTCAGCTGGCTGGGCCTGCTGATCGGTGTGTACCTGAAGCGGGTCGCCGAGACGACCGAGGTCGGCGTGCAGGTCTTCGGGCCGATCCACGGCGCCGTCTTCGTGACCTACGTGCTGCTCACCCTCTGCCTGGCCAGGGTGCGGCGCTGGTCGATCGGCACCACCGTGCTCGGTCTGGCCGCCTCCATCCCGCCGTTCTTCACCGTGGTCTTCGAGATCTGGGCCAAGCGGACCGGGCGGCTGGAGTCCTCGCAGGAGTCCGGCGCGCCGGTCGCCGTCTGA
- a CDS encoding SDR family oxidoreductase, with protein sequence MKIAGSVALVTGANRGLGRALAAHLVERGASKVYATARTASSVDLPGVEVLQLDITDPESVAAAAKVAHDVTLLVNNAGVLTGARLLDERLDLVRQELDVHFWGNLNMVRAFAPALAANGGGAIVNMLSALSWFSYPGSSGYAVGKSAAWAMTNSLRIELFEQGTQVTGVHLGAADTDMMAGYEGPMVSPAQVAAAALDGVEAGLGEVLVDDWTRYVKASLAHDPNAFYTPAFIRGELPA encoded by the coding sequence GTGAAGATCGCCGGATCCGTTGCCCTGGTCACCGGAGCGAACCGCGGCCTCGGCCGGGCACTGGCCGCCCACCTGGTGGAACGTGGAGCGAGCAAGGTCTACGCGACCGCCCGGACGGCGTCCTCCGTAGACCTGCCCGGCGTCGAGGTGCTCCAGCTGGACATCACCGACCCCGAGTCGGTGGCAGCCGCCGCGAAGGTGGCCCACGACGTCACCCTGCTGGTGAACAACGCCGGCGTCCTGACCGGCGCCCGGCTCCTGGACGAGCGGCTCGACCTGGTGCGCCAGGAACTGGACGTGCATTTCTGGGGAAACCTGAACATGGTGCGAGCCTTCGCCCCGGCGCTGGCCGCGAACGGGGGCGGGGCGATCGTGAACATGCTCTCGGCCCTGAGCTGGTTCAGCTACCCGGGCAGCAGCGGCTACGCCGTGGGCAAGTCGGCCGCCTGGGCCATGACCAACAGCCTCCGGATCGAGCTGTTCGAGCAGGGCACCCAGGTCACCGGCGTGCACCTGGGTGCCGCCGACACCGACATGATGGCCGGTTACGAGGGGCCGATGGTCAGCCCGGCCCAGGTCGCGGCTGCCGCCTTGGACGGGGTCGAGGCGGGACTGGGCGAGGTCCTGGTCGACGACTGGACCCGGTACGTGAAGGCCTCATTGGCCCATGACCCCAACGCGTTCTACACCCCGGCGTTCATCCGGGGAGAGCTCCCGGCCTGA
- a CDS encoding MerR family transcriptional regulator, with protein sequence MRIGDVAARSGASVRSLRYYEEQGLLESGRSTSGQRIYAEEAVERVQLIQMLYTAGLPSRRIQELLPCVETGVSTDHTRALLLTERERIDRQMNELALARGKLDEIISIAFDDSQPCAASKIDKVA encoded by the coding sequence ATGCGAATCGGTGACGTGGCGGCCCGGTCGGGCGCCAGTGTGCGGTCTCTGCGCTACTACGAGGAGCAGGGGCTGCTGGAGTCCGGCCGCAGCACGAGTGGTCAGCGGATCTACGCCGAGGAGGCCGTCGAACGGGTGCAACTGATCCAGATGCTCTACACGGCCGGCCTGCCCAGCCGGAGGATCCAGGAGCTGCTGCCCTGCGTGGAGACCGGCGTCTCGACCGATCACACGCGGGCCCTGCTGCTGACCGAGCGGGAGCGCATCGACCGGCAGATGAACGAACTGGCGTTGGCCCGGGGCAAACTGGACGAGATCATCAGCATCGCGTTCGACGACAGCCAGCCCTGCGCCGCTTCCAAGATCGACAAGGTGGCTTAA
- the gvpU gene encoding gas vesicle accessory protein GvpU → MTDETLAMGTVTVEASVSGAGGDPILRLFASIAEHASFEVGITVAVDGALVSGVLVGQDEWLRLLGQTMDGGDSIAQSLRRYLNKGLHEAVTAVIEPLTDDPQPEEYEYLHLKNARYVMGEAFVPTPAADPVLWRGRIVHISGWSWGALTAPGAH, encoded by the coding sequence ATGACCGACGAGACCCTGGCCATGGGCACCGTGACCGTGGAGGCGTCTGTCTCCGGAGCCGGGGGAGACCCCATTCTGCGGCTCTTCGCGAGTATTGCCGAGCATGCGTCGTTCGAGGTCGGCATCACCGTGGCGGTCGACGGTGCGCTGGTCTCCGGGGTGCTGGTCGGGCAGGACGAGTGGCTGAGACTGCTGGGCCAGACCATGGACGGCGGTGACTCCATCGCCCAGTCGTTGCGCCGGTACCTGAACAAGGGCCTGCACGAAGCGGTCACGGCCGTCATCGAACCGCTGACCGACGATCCGCAGCCCGAGGAGTACGAGTACCTGCACCTGAAGAACGCCCGTTACGTGATGGGCGAGGCCTTCGTGCCCACCCCGGCGGCCGATCCGGTGCTCTGGCGCGGGCGCATCGTCCATATCTCCGGCTGGAGCTGGGGAGCGCTCACGGCGCCCGGCGCGCACTGA
- a CDS encoding calcium-binding protein encodes MNVFKRVAIFGAATAVVSGLALSGAGTAQAATYTCGGKSATIVGTSGDDYLIGTGSIDVIVSGGGDDYIEGRGGNDIVCAGAGADVITGDAGNDKIYGQDGADTIIGASGNDTVYGGAGTDTITGDAGNDYLSGDAGDDVIVGGNGNDKIYGGTGSDGVSGDAGNDYIVGGSGPDGLLGGKGNDKIYGNSGNDLLAGDAGTDKLYGGTGRNTIYQGSMPK; translated from the coding sequence GTGAACGTGTTCAAGCGCGTGGCGATCTTCGGTGCGGCCACGGCCGTGGTGAGTGGTCTGGCTCTGAGCGGGGCGGGCACAGCCCAGGCCGCAACGTATACCTGCGGTGGTAAGTCCGCCACGATCGTCGGAACCAGCGGTGACGACTACCTGATCGGCACCGGCAGCATCGACGTGATCGTGTCCGGCGGCGGTGACGACTACATCGAGGGCCGCGGCGGCAACGACATCGTCTGCGCCGGCGCCGGCGCCGACGTCATCACCGGCGACGCCGGCAACGACAAGATCTACGGCCAGGACGGCGCCGACACGATCATCGGGGCCTCGGGCAACGACACCGTCTACGGTGGCGCGGGCACCGACACCATCACCGGCGACGCCGGCAACGACTACCTCTCGGGCGACGCCGGCGACGACGTCATCGTCGGTGGTAACGGCAACGACAAGATCTACGGCGGCACCGGTAGCGACGGGGTCAGCGGCGACGCGGGCAACGACTACATCGTCGGCGGCAGTGGCCCCGACGGCCTGCTCGGCGGCAAGGGCAACGACAAGATCTACGGCAACTCCGGCAACGACCTGCTCGCCGGCGATGCGGGTACCGACAAGCTGTACGGCGGCACCGGCCGCAACACCATCTACCAGGGCAGCATGCCCAAGTAG
- a CDS encoding calcium-binding protein: MTSRRRFAFGSMAIGLIGTTVLGLAGTAQAAVPTCHGKKATIIGTAGNDDLIGTEGVDVIVGRSGNDYIEGNGGKDLICGGTGNDVIAGGTGADRVYGDSGVDLITGNSGSDWISGGSGVDTVVGGSGNDRIYGNSGADALAGGAGDDRVTGGDGADDLRGNADKDTLLGGAGADYLAGGAGLDKLDGGSGVDSVFQGIGPR, translated from the coding sequence GTGACTTCGCGTAGGCGATTCGCGTTCGGCAGTATGGCGATCGGCCTGATCGGCACCACCGTGCTCGGCCTGGCCGGCACCGCCCAGGCGGCCGTGCCGACGTGCCACGGCAAGAAGGCCACGATCATCGGCACCGCCGGTAACGACGATCTGATCGGCACCGAGGGCGTCGACGTCATCGTCGGCCGGTCGGGCAACGACTACATCGAGGGCAACGGCGGCAAGGACCTGATCTGCGGCGGCACGGGTAACGACGTGATCGCCGGCGGCACGGGCGCCGACCGCGTCTACGGTGACAGCGGTGTCGACCTGATCACCGGAAACAGCGGCAGCGACTGGATCTCCGGCGGGTCGGGCGTCGACACGGTGGTCGGCGGCAGTGGGAACGACCGGATCTACGGCAATTCCGGTGCCGACGCCCTCGCGGGCGGGGCCGGTGACGACCGGGTCACGGGCGGCGACGGGGCGGACGACCTGCGCGGGAACGCTGACAAGGACACGCTTCTCGGTGGCGCCGGGGCCGATTATCTGGCCGGAGGAGCGGGTCTCGACAAGCTCGACGGCGGCAGCGGCGTCGATTCCGTGTTCCAGGGAATCGGCCCTCGCTGA
- a CDS encoding Rrf2 family transcriptional regulator, with translation MKMSDGVEWAVHCCVVLTAADNPVPAARLAQFHDVSGSYLAKHLQALSRAKIIRSVQGKDGGYVLARPPGEISVYDIVRAVDGGRPAFVCNEIRQRGPMAGSPEQCLEPCGIARTMAVAERAWSESLRGVSILDLATEVATKRDSAAGIRLTAWLNGDPEAGGDAVTVS, from the coding sequence ATGAAGATGTCCGACGGTGTCGAGTGGGCAGTGCACTGCTGCGTGGTGCTGACCGCTGCCGACAACCCTGTTCCCGCGGCGCGACTCGCTCAGTTCCACGACGTCTCGGGCAGTTACCTGGCCAAACACCTGCAGGCACTGTCGCGCGCGAAGATCATCCGGTCGGTGCAGGGCAAGGACGGCGGCTACGTTCTCGCCCGCCCACCGGGCGAGATCTCGGTGTACGACATCGTGCGGGCGGTGGATGGCGGTCGACCTGCCTTCGTCTGCAACGAGATCCGGCAACGCGGGCCGATGGCCGGCTCTCCGGAGCAGTGCCTGGAGCCTTGCGGCATTGCCCGCACCATGGCCGTGGCCGAACGCGCCTGGAGCGAATCACTACGTGGAGTAAGCATTCTCGACCTTGCCACCGAGGTCGCGACGAAACGGGACAGTGCGGCGGGGATCCGGCTGACCGCCTGGCTGAACGGCGATCCCGAGGCGGGCGGGGATGCCGTTACCGTTTCGTGA
- a CDS encoding SDR family oxidoreductase, giving the protein MKIVVIGGSGLIGAQVVPILSEQGHDVVAASPSTGVNTLTGEGLALEGVDVVVDVSNSPSFADDDVMSFFTTSTGVLLEAEKVAGVKHHVVLSIVGTDLIPDSGYMRAKVAQEKLVRDSGIAYSIVRATQFFEFAPGIAAMSTDATGVVRLSSAFVQPIAACEVARIVAGTALGSPLNGHIDIAGPQRYGLDEFIRRAVPEAEVVTDETATYSGARLRPTSLVPVGEVTRLSEVTPSWDLSA; this is encoded by the coding sequence ATGAAGATCGTCGTGATCGGTGGCAGTGGCCTGATCGGTGCGCAGGTGGTCCCGATCCTGAGCGAGCAGGGGCACGACGTGGTCGCGGCATCGCCCTCGACCGGCGTGAACACGTTGACCGGTGAAGGGCTGGCGCTGGAGGGGGTCGACGTCGTGGTGGACGTCTCGAACTCGCCGTCGTTCGCCGACGACGACGTGATGAGCTTCTTCACCACGTCGACCGGGGTGCTGCTGGAGGCCGAGAAGGTCGCCGGGGTGAAGCATCACGTGGTGCTCTCGATCGTCGGCACCGATCTCATCCCCGACAGCGGCTACATGCGGGCGAAAGTGGCGCAGGAGAAGCTGGTGCGCGACTCCGGCATCGCCTACTCGATCGTGCGGGCCACCCAGTTCTTCGAGTTCGCGCCGGGCATCGCGGCCATGTCCACCGACGCGACCGGGGTGGTGCGGCTGTCCTCGGCCTTCGTCCAGCCGATCGCAGCCTGCGAGGTGGCGCGGATCGTGGCCGGGACGGCGCTGGGATCGCCGCTGAACGGGCACATCGACATCGCCGGCCCGCAGCGCTACGGCCTGGACGAGTTCATCCGGCGGGCGGTTCCCGAGGCCGAGGTCGTGACGGACGAGACCGCGACCTACTCGGGGGCGCGGTTGCGGCCGACGTCGCTGGTCCCCGTCGGTGAGGTGACCCGGCTCTCCGAGGTGACCCCGTCGTGGGACCTGAGCGCCTGA
- a CDS encoding zinc-binding dehydrogenase produces the protein MWAYRLAGPGRFERCSVPAPEEPSAGQVVLRTTSGGLCGSDLGFFQGATTPEGTLKESMFGEPGFPLHEITGRVVASAHPAHAVGDQVVGWATRADGVAEFVVTSGDEVAGYRSGLRPEIAVLLQPLACVLYAVETMGDVRGKNVAVLGLGPIGLLFAHVLRARGTGRIIGVDRVRRDGIGPRFGVDEVVWASTDRWARDAILGPDLVVECIGHQAGTLNDAIRVAAFGGQIYFFGVADEATQSVNLRQLQRKNLTLRTGLTLDRRRMLAEADDYLAEHPELASDYVTDVLHVVEIDAAFRRALNPAPEQAKVVVRMP, from the coding sequence ATGTGGGCTTATCGGCTGGCGGGTCCGGGGCGGTTCGAGCGGTGTTCGGTACCGGCACCCGAGGAACCCTCGGCGGGACAGGTGGTTCTGCGCACGACGTCGGGCGGCCTCTGCGGCAGTGACCTGGGGTTCTTCCAGGGGGCGACGACGCCGGAGGGCACGCTGAAGGAAAGCATGTTCGGGGAGCCGGGCTTTCCGCTGCACGAGATCACCGGTCGGGTGGTCGCGTCGGCGCACCCGGCGCACGCGGTCGGCGACCAGGTGGTCGGGTGGGCGACGCGGGCGGACGGGGTGGCCGAGTTCGTGGTCACCAGTGGGGACGAGGTGGCTGGGTACCGATCCGGGCTCAGGCCCGAGATCGCCGTGCTGCTGCAACCTCTCGCCTGTGTTCTGTACGCCGTGGAGACGATGGGTGACGTGCGCGGCAAGAACGTGGCCGTGCTCGGTCTGGGCCCGATCGGGCTGCTCTTCGCCCACGTACTGCGGGCCCGCGGGACCGGGCGCATCATCGGGGTCGACCGGGTGAGGCGCGACGGCATCGGGCCCCGGTTCGGTGTGGACGAGGTGGTCTGGGCCTCGACCGACCGCTGGGCCCGCGACGCGATCCTCGGGCCCGACCTGGTGGTCGAGTGCATCGGGCACCAGGCGGGCACCCTGAACGACGCGATCCGCGTTGCGGCGTTCGGCGGTCAGATCTACTTCTTCGGGGTGGCCGACGAGGCCACGCAGAGCGTGAACCTGCGTCAGTTGCAGCGCAAGAACCTGACCCTGCGAACGGGTCTCACGCTGGACCGGCGCCGGATGCTCGCCGAGGCGGACGACTACCTCGCCGAGCACCCGGAACTGGCCTCCGACTACGTCACCGACGTGCTGCACGTGGTCGAGATCGACGCCGCGTTCCGGCGGGCGCTCAACCCGGCACCGGAGCAGGCCAAGGTGGTCGTCCGGATGCCCTGA